Proteins encoded by one window of Dryocola sp. LX212:
- a CDS encoding AcrZ family multidrug efflux pump-associated protein, with product MLELLKSLLFAVVMVPVVMAVILGLIYGLGEVFNVFSKAGHRDQQPKQHP from the coding sequence ATGTTAGAGTTATTGAAAAGTCTGCTATTTGCCGTGGTCATGGTGCCTGTTGTGATGGCAGTGATCCTCGGTCTAATCTACGGATTGGGTGAAGTCTTCAACGTCTTCTCGAAAGCTGGTCACCGCGACCAGCAGCCAAAGCAACACCCTTGA
- the modA gene encoding molybdate ABC transporter substrate-binding protein, protein MAKQWVRLALGAALSVSLAGQAAADNSKITVFAAASLTNAMQDIATQYQKGKNVKVASSFASSSTLARQIEAGAPADLFISADQKWMDYAVSKDAIKTDSRETLLGNSLVVVAPKDSKVGDVDINAKTDWAALLKGGRLAVGDPDHVPAGIYAKEALQKLGAWDTLSTKLAPAEDVRGALALVERDEAPLGIVYGSDAVASKGVKVTGTFPEDSHKKVEYPIAIVKGHDNPTVTAFYGYLKGPEAAAIFQRYGFTTKQ, encoded by the coding sequence ATGGCTAAGCAGTGGGTACGTCTCGCTTTGGGCGCAGCATTGAGCGTCAGTCTTGCCGGTCAGGCAGCTGCTGATAACAGCAAAATTACCGTTTTCGCCGCCGCATCGCTGACAAACGCGATGCAGGATATTGCCACCCAGTATCAGAAAGGCAAGAATGTTAAGGTGGCCTCTTCCTTCGCCTCTTCTTCCACCCTTGCGCGCCAGATAGAAGCGGGCGCGCCTGCGGATCTTTTTATCTCTGCCGATCAGAAATGGATGGACTACGCGGTCAGCAAAGACGCCATTAAAACCGACAGCCGTGAAACGCTGCTTGGCAATAGCCTGGTTGTTGTCGCACCGAAAGACAGCAAGGTGGGCGATGTAGACATCAACGCCAAAACTGACTGGGCCGCACTGCTGAAGGGGGGGAGACTGGCGGTGGGCGATCCTGACCACGTTCCTGCCGGGATTTACGCTAAAGAAGCGCTGCAAAAACTGGGGGCCTGGGATACGCTATCAACGAAACTCGCTCCTGCTGAAGACGTGCGCGGCGCGCTGGCGCTGGTGGAGCGCGATGAGGCGCCGCTGGGTATTGTCTACGGCTCGGATGCCGTTGCCAGCAAAGGCGTGAAGGTCACAGGAACCTTCCCGGAAGACTCCCATAAGAAAGTGGAATACCCTATCGCCATTGTTAAAGGCCACGATAACCCAACCGTTACCGCGTTCTATGGCTACCTGAAAGGACCGGAAGCGGCTGCAATCTTCCAACGTTACGGATTCACGACTAAACAATGA
- the modB gene encoding molybdate ABC transporter permease subunit, with protein MILTDPEWQALLLSLKVSTLAVLFSLPFGIFFAWVLVRCRFPGKALLDSIIHLPLVLPPVVVGYLLLVAMGRRGFLGAWIYDVFGIIFAFSWRGAVLAAAVMSFPLMVRAIRLALEGVDIKLEQAARTLGAGRWRVFCTITLPLTLPGIIAGTVLAFARSLGEFGATITFVSNIPGETRTLPSAMYTLIQTPGGESAAARLCVISIVLAMVSLLVAEWLARQSRKRIGTE; from the coding sequence ATGATATTGACCGATCCCGAATGGCAGGCGCTGCTGCTGAGCCTGAAAGTCTCCACCCTGGCGGTGCTGTTTAGCCTTCCTTTTGGGATCTTCTTTGCCTGGGTGCTGGTGCGATGTCGCTTCCCGGGCAAGGCCCTGCTCGACAGTATTATTCATCTTCCCCTTGTGCTGCCCCCCGTCGTGGTGGGCTATCTGCTGCTGGTTGCCATGGGTCGCCGCGGCTTTCTTGGGGCATGGATTTACGACGTGTTTGGCATTATCTTCGCGTTCAGCTGGCGGGGGGCCGTGCTGGCCGCCGCCGTGATGTCCTTTCCGCTGATGGTGCGGGCGATCCGCCTGGCGCTGGAAGGGGTGGATATCAAACTAGAACAGGCCGCCCGTACGCTGGGGGCCGGGCGCTGGCGCGTATTCTGCACAATTACCCTGCCGCTCACCTTACCGGGCATTATCGCCGGGACGGTGTTGGCCTTTGCCCGCTCGCTGGGCGAGTTCGGTGCCACTATTACCTTCGTTTCCAACATTCCGGGGGAAACGCGCACCCTTCCTTCGGCGATGTACACCCTGATTCAGACGCCGGGCGGCGAGAGTGCGGCCGCAAGGCTGTGCGTTATCTCCATTGTGCTGGCAATGGTTTCCCTGCTGGTGGCCGAATGGCTGGCGCGCCAGAGTCGCAAACGGATAGGGACTGAGTAA
- the modC gene encoding molybdenum ABC transporter ATP-binding protein ModC — protein MLELNFVQTLGDHRLAINETLPGQGITAVFGVSGAGKTSLINAISGLTRPEQGKIVLNDRVLSDAENKRFLAPEKRRIGYVFQDARLFPHYKVRGNLKYGMVKSASDQFDKLVALLGIEELLDRLPWSLSGGEKQRVAIGRALLTSPELLLLDEPLASLDIPRKRELLPYLQRLAREINIPMLYVSHSLEEILHLADKVLVLDGGEVKAFGNLEEVWGSSVMHPWLPKEQQSSVLKVTVLEHHPHYAMTALALGDQHLWVNRLDKPLQAPLRIRIQASDVSLILQPPVNSSIRNVLRAKVAQCYDDEGQVEVQLEVGGRTLWARISPWARDELAIKPGQWLYAQVKSVSITT, from the coding sequence ATGCTGGAGCTTAATTTTGTGCAGACGCTGGGCGACCACCGGCTGGCAATCAACGAAACGCTGCCGGGGCAGGGCATTACGGCTGTGTTCGGGGTATCGGGCGCGGGAAAAACGTCGTTGATCAACGCGATAAGCGGACTGACGCGGCCGGAGCAGGGAAAGATTGTGCTCAACGACCGGGTGCTTAGCGACGCGGAGAATAAACGTTTTCTCGCCCCTGAAAAGCGCCGCATTGGCTATGTTTTCCAGGATGCGCGCCTGTTCCCGCACTACAAAGTTCGCGGCAATCTGAAATATGGCATGGTGAAAAGCGCGTCAGACCAGTTCGATAAGCTGGTGGCGCTGCTCGGCATTGAAGAGTTGTTAGACCGCCTCCCGTGGAGCCTGTCCGGGGGCGAGAAGCAGCGCGTGGCTATCGGGCGGGCGCTGTTGACCTCGCCGGAGCTGCTGCTGCTGGACGAACCGCTGGCCTCGCTGGACATCCCCCGCAAGCGCGAACTGCTGCCGTACCTGCAGCGGCTTGCCCGGGAAATAAATATTCCGATGCTTTATGTCAGCCACTCGCTGGAAGAGATCCTCCATCTGGCGGACAAGGTGCTGGTGCTGGACGGCGGCGAGGTGAAAGCCTTCGGCAATCTGGAAGAGGTGTGGGGCAGCAGCGTGATGCACCCCTGGCTGCCAAAAGAACAGCAAAGTAGCGTGCTGAAGGTAACGGTGCTTGAGCATCACCCGCACTACGCGATGACCGCGCTGGCGCTGGGCGATCAGCACCTCTGGGTCAACAGGCTGGATAAGCCGCTGCAGGCCCCGCTGCGTATCCGCATTCAGGCATCAGACGTTTCGCTGATCCTTCAGCCCCCGGTTAACAGCAGCATCCGTAACGTGCTGCGCGCGAAGGTCGCGCAGTGTTACGACGATGAAGGGCAGGTTGAGGTGCAGCTTGAAGTGGGTGGCAGAACGCTGTGGGCGCGCATCAGTCCCTGGGCGCGGGATGAGCTGGCCATTAAACCCGGACAGTGGCTCTACGCACAGGTCAAAAGCGTGTCGATAACGACCTGA
- a CDS encoding pyridoxal phosphatase, translating to MTYRVIALDLDGTLLTPQKTILPESLAALERARESGYKVVIVTGRHHVAIHPFYQALALDTPAICCNGTYLYDYHAKKVLTADPLQPAQATQLIDLLDAHDVHGLMYVDNAMLYQRPTGHVTRTENWARSLPEAQRPVFRHVNSLREAAHEVDAIWKFALTDEAIPKLQNFARSVEEQLGLACEWSWHDQVDVAQRGNSKGKRLAQWVESEGLSMEQVIAFGDNFNDLSMLEAAGLGVAMGNADEAIKARADLVIGTNLEAGIAGTIYKHLI from the coding sequence ATGACTTATCGAGTAATCGCCCTGGATCTGGACGGCACCCTCCTGACGCCGCAAAAAACCATTCTGCCGGAGTCGCTGGCGGCGCTCGAGCGCGCCCGCGAATCGGGCTACAAAGTGGTCATCGTGACCGGTCGCCATCACGTTGCCATCCATCCTTTTTATCAGGCACTGGCTTTAGATACACCTGCAATTTGCTGTAATGGCACCTATTTGTATGATTATCATGCAAAAAAGGTGCTGACTGCCGATCCGTTGCAGCCAGCGCAGGCGACGCAGCTCATTGATTTACTCGATGCGCATGACGTTCACGGGCTGATGTACGTCGATAACGCGATGCTCTATCAGCGCCCGACGGGCCACGTTACTCGTACCGAAAACTGGGCCCGGTCTCTGCCGGAAGCCCAGCGCCCGGTGTTCCGCCATGTGAATTCCCTGCGTGAAGCCGCACATGAAGTGGACGCCATCTGGAAATTTGCGCTGACCGATGAAGCTATTCCGAAGCTGCAAAATTTCGCCCGCTCGGTCGAAGAGCAGCTGGGATTAGCGTGTGAATGGTCGTGGCACGATCAGGTCGACGTGGCGCAGCGCGGGAACAGCAAAGGCAAACGCCTGGCGCAGTGGGTGGAGTCCGAAGGGCTGTCTATGGAGCAGGTCATCGCGTTTGGCGATAACTTTAACGATTTGAGCATGCTCGAGGCCGCAGGTCTGGGCGTCGCGATGGGCAACGCCGACGAGGCCATTAAGGCCCGCGCTGACCTGGTAATTGGTACAAACCTTGAAGCGGGCATCGCCGGGACGATTTATAAGCATTTAATTTAG
- the pgl gene encoding 6-phosphogluconolactonase: MKQTVYTASPESQQIHVWSLNSQGELTLVQVVDAPGQVQPMVISPDKRFLYVGVRPDFRVIAYRIAPDDGRLSEAGASALPGSPTHISTDRQGKFLFSASYNAGSVSVTPLGEDGLPGNVVYQAEGLEGCHSANISPDNRTLWVPALKQDRICLFTLSDDGALRAQTPAEVTTVEGAGPRHMAFHPNQQYAYCVNELNSSVDVWELKDPNGKIECVQTLDIMPPDFADTRWAADIHITPDGRHLYTCDRTASVITVFSVSEDGSVLAIEGYQPTETQPRGFNVDHSGKYLIAAGQKSHHIAVYEIKGVQGLLEEKGRYAVGQGPMWVVVNAH, from the coding sequence ATGAAACAAACAGTCTATACCGCCAGCCCCGAAAGCCAGCAAATCCATGTCTGGTCTTTGAATTCACAGGGCGAGCTGACGCTTGTTCAGGTGGTGGATGCCCCAGGCCAGGTCCAGCCGATGGTAATCAGCCCCGATAAGCGCTTCCTGTATGTTGGCGTACGCCCTGACTTCCGGGTGATTGCCTATCGTATCGCGCCGGACGATGGCCGCCTGAGCGAAGCTGGTGCCTCAGCGCTGCCGGGTAGCCCAACGCACATCTCAACCGATCGTCAGGGTAAATTCCTGTTCAGCGCTTCTTACAACGCAGGCAGCGTCAGCGTGACCCCGCTGGGTGAGGATGGCCTGCCGGGTAATGTCGTGTATCAGGCTGAAGGGCTGGAAGGCTGCCACTCGGCGAACATCTCGCCGGACAACCGCACGCTATGGGTGCCCGCGCTGAAACAGGATCGTATCTGCCTGTTTACGCTGTCTGACGACGGCGCGCTGAGGGCGCAAACCCCGGCAGAAGTGACTACCGTTGAAGGGGCCGGACCGCGCCATATGGCGTTCCATCCTAACCAGCAATATGCGTACTGCGTGAATGAGCTGAACAGCTCGGTAGACGTGTGGGAACTGAAAGATCCTAACGGCAAAATCGAATGCGTGCAGACGCTGGACATCATGCCGCCGGACTTTGCGGACACACGCTGGGCGGCCGATATCCATATTACCCCGGACGGGCGTCACCTCTATACCTGTGACCGTACCGCCAGCGTCATCACCGTATTCAGCGTTTCCGAGGACGGCAGCGTACTGGCTATCGAAGGCTACCAGCCGACGGAAACCCAGCCGCGCGGCTTCAACGTCGATCACAGTGGGAAATACCTGATTGCCGCAGGCCAGAAATCCCACCATATCGCGGTGTACGAGATTAAAGGCGTGCAGGGGCTGCTGGAAGAGAAGGGGCGCTATGCGGTTGGCCAGGGCCCGATGTGGGTTGTGGTTAACGCCCACTAA